In Molothrus aeneus isolate 106 chromosome 3, BPBGC_Maene_1.0, whole genome shotgun sequence, a single genomic region encodes these proteins:
- the KCNK16 gene encoding potassium channel subfamily K member 16: MALLSMHSRQISWTPLLVLGYLFYLLLGAMVFQLLEKQAETHFRDQFQLEKLKFLQNYTCLDRQALEQFVQVLMEAWEKGVNPEGNSTNPSNWDFSNSFFFAGTVVTTIGYGNLSPSTVAGQIFCVFYALFGVPLNLAFLNQLGKALNAHLLTLERWVQKPGRAQVVQTLAVAIFLTTGTLLFLVFPPLVFSYVEGWSYGEGFYFTFITLSTIGFGDYVVGTNPNKHYIPVYRSLTAIWIVFGLAWLALVFNVGADLMERYLQLKWHKSDLSLAEGDTTKLEDEPEQPRIHIPS, encoded by the exons ATGGCCCTCCTCAGCATGCACAGCCGGCAGATCAGCTGGACTCCACTGCTGGTACTGGGGTACCTCTTTTACCTCCTCCTGGGTGCTATGGtgttccagctgctggagaagcaggCAGAAACACATTTTCGGGACCAGttccagctggaaaagctcAAGTTCCTGCAGAATTACACATGCTTGGACAGACAAGCCCTGGAGCAGTTTGTACAG GTCCTTATGGAAGCATGGGAAAAAGGGGTCAACCCAGAAGGAAACTCTACAAATCCCAGTAACTGGGACTTCAGCAACTCCTTCTTTTTTGCAGGAACTGTTGTCACCACTATAG gttaTGGCAACCTGTCCCCCAGCACAGTGGCAGGGCAGATCTTCTGTGTGTTTTATGCCTTATTTGGAGTGCCCCTCAACCTGGCCTTCCTCAATCAGCTGGGAAAAGCTCTCAATGCTCATCTGCTTACCCTGGAAAGATGGGTGCAAAAGCCAGGGCGTGCCCAG gTGGTTCAAACACTGGCAGTGGCCATCTTCCTAACCACTGGGACCTTACTTTTCCTGGTGTTCCCACCATTAGTCTTCAGTTATGTAGAAGGTTGGAGCTATGGAGAAGGCTTTTACTTCACCTTCATCACCCTGAGCACAATTGGATTTGGGGACTATGTAGTAG GCACGAACCCCAACAAGCACTATATCCCTGTGTACAGGAGCCTAACTGCGATATGGATTGTTTTTGGCTTGGCCTGGCTGGCTCTTGTATTCAACGTGGGAGCTGACTTGATGGAAAGATACCTTCAGCTAAAGTGGCACAAGTCTGACTTAAGCTTGGCAGAAGGAGACACCACCAAATTGGAAGATGAGCCTGAGCAGCCTAGGATCCATATCCCTAGCTGA